The sequence CCTCCTCGAGCTCCGGGGCGGCGGTCGCCGCGGCGGGCCGTTCGCCAGTGCTCCGGATCGCTGACGTCAACCTGGCGAGTGCCGACGAAAGTCCTTGCGGCAGGAAGAGAATGACGACGATGAACAGCAGGCCGATGATGTAGGTCCAGCCGTCGGGCCAGGTCGAGCCGAGGCTCGACTGTCCCCATCCGACCGCCATCGCGCCGAGCACGGGGCCGAAGAGCGAGGCGCGGCCGCCGAAGGCAACCCCCGCGATCATGAGAATCGATGCGGCGGCGCCGATCTCGGCCGGGGTGATGATGCCGACGATGGGCACGAACATCGCTCCGCCGATGCTGGCCATCAGCGCGGACCCGACGAAGGCGACGAGCTTGATGTTGGCCGGGTCGTAGCCGAGGAAGCGTACGCGCTCCTCGGCGTCCCGGGTGGCGACGAGGAGTTCACCGAAGCGGCTGCGATAGAGCTGCCACACCACGAGGAGACACACGACGAGCAGCGCGGCCGCGATGAGGTACACCATCTGCCGGTTCGCCGGGTCCCTGAGCACGAAACCGAAGAAGTACTTGAAGTCGCTGAGCCCGGTGTCGCCGCCGGTCTCGCGGATGGTGGAGCTGATCAGGGTGGCGAGCGCGACGGCGAGCGCCTGCGTCAGGATCGCGAGGTACGCGCCCTTGACGCGGCGCTTGAACAGCGCGTAGCCGAGGAGGCCGGCCACGATCACCGGGAGCACCACGATGGCCAGCAGGGTGAACGCCGCGCTGCGGAACGGCTCCCAGAACGCCGGGAGCGGCGCGAGTGGGTCATAGAGCACCATGAACCCCG is a genomic window of Kineosporia sp. NBRC 101731 containing:
- the urtC gene encoding urea ABC transporter permease subunit UrtC, with product MTKLKPWLSLIGIAVFAVLLLGVAPLVLTDHWLSNLGKYCCWAIVAVGIGLAWGRGGMLVMGQGVFFALGAYSMAMHLTLETAGDGVPGFMVLYDPLAPLPAFWEPFRSAAFTLLAIVVLPVIVAGLLGYALFKRRVKGAYLAILTQALAVALATLISSTIRETGGDTGLSDFKYFFGFVLRDPANRQMVYLIAAALLVVCLLVVWQLYRSRFGELLVATRDAEERVRFLGYDPANIKLVAFVGSALMASIGGAMFVPIVGIITPAEIGAAASILMIAGVAFGGRASLFGPVLGAMAVGWGQSSLGSTWPDGWTYIIGLLFIVVILFLPQGLSSALARLTSAIRSTGERPAAATAAPELEEAKS